The Hydrogenobacter sp. genomic sequence TACTTTCCTGAAATTATAGCGAGTTTAAGTTCACACTCAAAGAGAAATTCCAAAGCCTCAAGTTTAACAAATGCTTCAATCACATGTCTGCCCCATACGTAAACACCGTGAGATCTGAGAAGAAAACCTACGCTTTGCGGATGTGTTTTTAGATAACTCTCTACTTCCCGTGCAAGTGTTGGCATGTCTTGGGAATTTTCAAAAATGGGAATACTCACTTTGGTATCATGAGTATCTATCCCATCAAAAGCCTTCAAAAGCTCGTATCCGTCAAGATTTATCACACCTTTGGCTATCCTTGATATCACTGTAGCGTTAGGTGAATGAACATGCATGATGCAAAAAGCTGAAGGCACGGCGCTATATATGGCAACGTGCAGTAAGGTCTCGGCCGAAGGCTTGCTTTCCCCACTTTTAGGATTTCCTGATATATCAACAACTAAAAAATCCTCCTCCTTTATCTTACCCTTGTGCTTACCCGATGGAGTTATCAAAAAGCTACTATC encodes the following:
- a CDS encoding methylthioribulose 1-phosphate dehydratase, which produces MSEDLKQLVEVIKELYLRGWLPATSGNFSLRLDDSSFLITPSGKHKGKIKEEDFLVVDISGNPKSGESKPSAETLLHVAIYSAVPSAFCIMHVHSPNATVISRIAKGVINLDGYELLKAFDGIDTHDTKVSIPIFENSQDMPTLAREVESYLKTHPQSVGFLLRSHGVYVWGRHVIEAFVKLEALEFLFECELKLAIISGK